In the genome of Passer domesticus isolate bPasDom1 chromosome 2, bPasDom1.hap1, whole genome shotgun sequence, the window GATTCTCAAACCTCAGCAACAGCTGTAAAGGAAGCTGGGAAGGCAGTAGTGTTGGAAACAGCTAAAGGAGACTGGCAGATGCTGAGAGCAAGTTTGGGTAGGCTGGAACCAGAGCAGGTGACTGCTCAACtccatttccttcttctgctgaAAGACTGGCTGGGAATGAGTAAATCTACATGCCTCGTCCCAGAGGATCTCTTCTGATTTCCCCTGTGTACACATCAGATGTGTCTGGCCTGATGCCAGGCACACAGACCAGGCAGATGCCTCCCAGGCCATGCAGTGGTCCTAGGCTCTCTCTGGCTTTAGTGAGAGGAAAGGGGAGTCTCTAAAGAGGAATTCAAGACTCTTATGGCTGAAAATTTCTCTCCTTCACCACAGTGAAAATGAAGAGCAGTTAGGTTTCTTTCTCCAGATATTTTACAAGTGgaatgcttttgaaattaaatgaattaatttaGGCCAAGAAGGGTTTCAGCAGACCAGTGGGATTCAATGAGGCATCTGATAGAGCAGGCAGCCAGTATCCAGTAAATTCTATAAGTGAATTTACATTCAATCCATTTCAAGCATAATATCTTGCCTGTTATTTCCTGTCCTCAGATAAATATGTATTTGAAGCTCAAAGATGAAGAGGACATATTCCAAAATACAGTCTGTTGTATTAAATAATGAtaccttgttttgttttactacCCATAGTACtgtagggtttttttgcatgtcaACACTCACGCTGGTCTCTATAAATACAGCCTCACACCACTGTACTACTTCCCCTCTCCCTAACCTTCTCCAGAAGCAGGAAGCTTTTGCATGTGGAGGCTTTTTTGTCGTCATGGAAAACACACCAGtattaggggtttttttcatagaGGTTGAAGGAATAGTATTGCAAGACTCTTGTTTATTTTGTGCTCGAGTTGGGGCCAGAGCACATATATTTAAATGAGAGCTAAACCATTTCCTATCCCTGTCAGATACGAAATTATTCCATGGGTGTAATAAGGGACATTTTGGACTTGGTTCTTAAAGACTATATGGTTTGATGAATGGTAGGACTTTTGTGGATTTCTTGGCTTACTAACTCCAGTTGAAAGTATTTTTAGAGATGTGTGGGCTATCCTTTGCAGGGCGAGGCAACAGGGTGGAGGGATGATGGGGTTAGGACTTAGTCAGCTGCTGACCATTATTATTTCCTAAAGGTTGTCACGAGTCGGGTGTAACTTAACTCAGGACAACAGTTCTGTAAAAGTCACAGAAGTAGAACTCAGACTAAGGACTCTCCTTACAGCAGAGCTGTGCGAGCCTGGTGTGTGCCAAGGACCCTAGGTACAGTTACGCCCCAATACCAGGCTGGAGAAGAAGAGAGGCAATAATGAAGGAAATAATGAAGTAAATATAGTAAATAGTAATAACATAACCCATGAAAACAGTTATGAGTAGTAAGTACATAACTTACCATCATGAATAATTACTGGTTCACTCCATTCACTCCAGATCTTGTTTGCTATGCAAATCTCCTTCTTTACCCTCACTTGTGCTGCACATCTTTTTGCTGGCTTATGAAATGGATACTTATAGTTCTCATCAGTGACATTTGCAATCTATCAAGAGAGGTTTAGGagattactttaaaatattttacattgcAGTTCAAACAGATATAAACTAGGGATGTCAAATACTATTATTTACATCTCTAACTAGTAGGAAGAGATTTTCAGAACAAGTCCTTATGTCCAGATACAATTTGACTGTCATCTGATGCGTATTAAAGCTCAGAACTAAACATGAAGACAGACTGGAACTGATAAGATGCAAGGAGGTATCATTTATGGCAGGACATTAGGAATTTGAAAACACTGATTCCCCTTTCATTTTTTATCACACTACATATAGGATGAACACAGTAACTATGGAACTGCAAGTTTCAAGATTTTGGTGGGGGTAGTGTGCTACACTTGCTTCTTTGTTAGAATAAAATTCATTTTTCAGCTGAAGAATGTCCATTGTTTTTGTGGCTATCCTGAAACATCTTTAATTGTcactatgaaaaaaaaccaaacatatcACTTCAAAAGATCAAGTCCAAACATGGAGTGGTGGAATTTAAAGCAGAAAGATCTTTAAATAATCCCTAATCACTTTTAAATACTGAAGCAAACTTTTATAAATAGACAATGTTAAAAATTTTAGGGGTAATAAGAGAGAAAGCTCTTGCTTGCAGAAATTAAAAGTGATGTTGGAAGGCTGCAATGAAGTAGAAAGTATGAATCTCATACATGGAGAAGCATGGAATCTTTGCTTCCTTGGTGTTAGGAAAGCATGATCTGTTCTCTTCATACTGACTGATGTGGTGTGGATTTGACTCTGTGCACCATGtcacttctttctcttccctttaaggCTTTTCTAGTTCTGGTGTCTATTAATATTTTGTGGTACCCAAAGCACAATATGAAACTTCAGGGGAAACTCAGCAAATGGGCAAACTCACCTAGATGGGCAAATTAGTCACAACCTGCATCTTTCATGTGACATGCTGGTAATATACACTTGAACAGCATTTGACCTTTGCCTAACACAGAATGATTGACTCAGTCTGTGGTTCAATGCAATCTACAATCTTCTTTCTTCTGTGATGACTCCTATATTTTAATTCCTTATTTTGTGTTGACATATTTGGCCTGTATTTCCTAATCATAGGATTTTCCTTATTACTGAGTTTTGCCTTGTTGATTTCAGACTTAACCAGAATTTCAAATTCTAATCTTGTTTTCCATGGTACTTGACAACCTTTCCTAGCTTTCAGATGATACTTCTTTTTCTATAACAAAACAGTCAATGTGATCTATGTGATAATGATGTACAATTCAAATTTCATATAGAAGGCAAAAACTTCAAATTCATTTCAATGCAAGCCTGACTCTGAAAGATttcataaattttaatttttaaagattttaatttttttcagaaagacaAGTTGGATTATTCATTAAAGACAATGGGATTTCTTTAAAGTTTGTTTGAGATTAAATTCTGTTAATTTTGAGGGATGTCTTGTTTCTGTGGAAGTTAAATTGTACAGACTAAGTGTACTACCAAGGAAACTGATTACCTTGTGATCTGTTATTTTCACTTGGTACAAAAAACACTTTTTCCTTGCTGAACCAATAGTAGGTGGAGGTTTCCAATGAATTTTAATACTTCTGTTTTCAATTGAAACTGAGACATTGATTGGTGGGTTCAGCttctctgaaaaataaagatCACATAAAGACCTTCTGTACCTCATGCTCTTTCTCCTATTTAAACTGATGTAAAACAAATGAAAGTACATCAGTTCTTAAAATACACAGCTGAGTGTTTTGGAGTTTGCCCCACCCAAAGAAGACATTCTAGCAAGTGACGCATTTTCTTTGAAGTTGCTGTTCAGTAAGTGCCTCAAAATAAGGGGACGTAGTTGGGGTTTTTCACATATCTTTCtaggaaaggcagaaaaagtggaaggagaagaaggaccTCTCTGGAGTCAGTGTTGGTTTTGAGGAGACCTTAATTCTGCTACTGGCTTCATGTCATGTAGGATACATGTGTTTTGTCTACCCACAGTCCTGGaattattactttaaaaaaaatagaatttaatcTCTCACAGAAGGATTACAGAAGGGGCACTTAGAAATTCTTCATAGAATCttagaagggtttgggttggaagggaccttgagaACCATCTAGCTCCAAATCCCCTGCCCGGGGCAGAGCCACCTCCCACTAGAGGAGGTTGCTCAAGCCTCCATTGAACctgtccttgaacacttccagggatggggcatccacagtttCTCAGAACAACCTGTTGCCCAGAGAATTTGTCTGATTCAATACAGGAAGGTTTCTGAAGATGCTTAAGAAatatctctttctctctcctgtaGAGGAGCAAGCAAGCACTTGCTCTGGAGGAAGTACAGTATTGGAAGCAAGGGACATTTGTGTCCCCAGGATTTCAGCCTTGGATTCATATAATCAAATCTATAGTTGTTTTTTAGCATGGCAAGTGTTAGAGCACTGCTCCTGAGTGTGTGCTCAGTACTCAGGCATCcttctcagctgctgctgcatttcTATGAAAGGAGGAACTCCAGCTGgagttttctgaaaaatccctccCAGCAGAGACAGAAGTGCATGGCAAGTTTCTGCAGGCGGGGTCAGTGAGGTCTGGGGATGACAGGGCTGCAATGTGAGAAAAGCCAGACAGAGGCAGAGAGGGTGAGTGTCAGCATTCACTCAGACCCATGCCAGACAGGTCCATgcagctgctgtgcttgctctAGCAGCCTTTGACGGCGGGGGCACACCATGAGCCCTGAGGAGACATGAGCCATgagaagaggaagaagcaggGGTTTTATGTTTAATCTCTAAAATGCTGCTGCCAGACCATTCTCCATTCTGTAAGGATGTCAAGAATAGGCAGCAATTTCATGTCATCCTTCTGTCATATGTCAGATTATAGCTGGCTCTGATTTCAGTGTAAAGATTTAGGTAAGCAAACAACTCTAATGTCTTAGAAAAGGTTACATGAGATCTAACTCAGAATAAATATTTAGAGTTTTGAATTATATTTTTGCAATCCCTTGAGCTAATTCCCAGGTTACAGGTCTGGAAGATGATCAACATGTTAAAGACTTAAAAGGCATTTAAACTTGCAATCTTTTCTAAATTTCAGGTGAATTTCTTACCCATGAGATTAATTCAAACTTCCCAGAGAAGTtaggaaaagtaattttatatGATCATTCAAAACTCTCAATGATTAAAAATAACTGCCAAGAtatttttaacttaaaaaataagttaaaatGCTACTAATGTTTGAGAACATTCATATTCTTAAATTCAGGTTATAAATGAGACTTGTGACTATTTAGGTTCTTTTTCTTAATCACACTTGCTCGGCACTATAAAAAAaggatagaaaataaaaaaaatggagaaacaAGGGTGCAATGCTTATAAATATTGTTTCCTCACATTAGcctatatattattttaattaaaattatagaTAAACAGTGTTattaaatcaggaaaaaaaattaaatagactTCAGCCCTAATCCATTTTGTTTAATGTTTGTGTAATATGCACACTAAGATGAATGGCAAAATAATTAGAATTAATATTATGATTTTGTCACACCTATttccttttttgcttttcatgaaGTAACCAATAAACAAACTTTTCATAATATAGAATAATAGACAATATTTACCTATTGTCTGAGGTGTGAAAGATTTGTAATAAGATGGTCCTCTTGAGCTATTTGTCAGATTCCTCACAgttatatttaaatttattttccttgatGGTTGGAAATGCATTTGTTTCATATAGCAtccaatatttttcttccttgcaTTTTTTATATATTGCTGGCATGCAAAAACCTTTCCTACATGTCTGTGAGAAGGAAAtataagggttttttttttaatcaaagacTTAGGTCCAAAAGCATGGTTTCATACTTATTTTGCTAAACATCCTTACTTGTATGAGAAAAAGATCTGGATGTCTTCAGGAGCTTCTGCTTTGATGTGCCATGTGCAattgaaaaaagaaacattatATATGATGCACGAAAGATTCTGAATGTAAACTGCAACAAAGAAATGGTAAAGAGAAAGTCATGTTTAGTATAAATTGATTTCCGGATAACAACCTGATGATTGCCTTTACAAACCCATTATATTGACTTATTTCTAGAAGCATGAAAAAGTACTGTGTGAGAAAAAATAGGTCTTTTTGCTTTTTAGACAGTGCAGACTGGTAAGCATATCAGCTACTAACACCAAAGCCTTACTAaccacttaaaaataaattaaaatctctGATCATTTAAGAATTGCTGAAATAATGGGATACAGAGGGCAATTTTTATGATACATGAGTTGCTAGGGAAAATGAAAAGAGTGTTTGGGTCATACTGACATCTTGCTCAGTGGAGCTGGAGTTTTCTTAATCTGAAGACATCTAATAAAGGAAATAATTCTGCGATATCTCAAGGTATTATGAACCATATTCTTAATATatctgtacaaaaaaaaaaaaaaagtagcagaAGATAATAATGAgatttcagaatttctccaagTAAGACAGGAAATTATCATAAATGCTTGGATGTCCTAACAACAAGCAGGAAATATCTGACCTGGAGGTGCCTCATAAGTAAATTCTGTCCAGTCACTCTCCTCAATCatgtcttctgtttcttttgcaAAAAGTTGTGTCTTAACTTTAGCATTAAAACCAGAGTGCAATTGAAGAcgtattattttttccttctcctgcagtCTTTCctaagaggaggaagaagaaattcCATGAAGGCAGACAGTCCTAAGTATTGAAAGAGAAATTATGCAAACTCATCTACTGAATAATACAATATATTATTTTACTTTacacaaaatacaaaatatttattttatgtgcAACCTCTGAAGAACTTACTTTCCTTTCCTTAGAGGTATTGAAGAACTTATAACTCAAAATATACTTCACAGTGTATTTCTTGGTTTCTTCTTTTGTCAGGTTATTGTTCCAGGACAAAATAACTCTTGAATCATCCTTGGTGGCCCACAGAACATTATGTAGCCTAAGTGCATCTGCAATTACAATGATATTACATAGAGAGAGGATCCTCCACTGTGTACACTAAGGAATTGTCTCTCAGCAAGGCTTGCATGCCCACTAGCTCTACCAGGACCTCTGTTCTTGCATGGAGTGGGAGCTTCTGAGCTTTGCTGAATATGACTTTCAGCAATGGGAACCATGCTGCTCTTTCCAGCTCTCAAAAATAATTGATTCACTTTTGCCTGTCTTGGACACCTCTCCTACTGCAGgtctctgtttctctctctggGCTGTAGAAAGTTCTTTGACACGTTCGGATCAGACATGTGGGAAGGTTAGCATAGGGTGAACTGTTAATAGTCTACTTACCCTTTATATCTTCTTTTCCACTTGCCAGAATTGTGCAAAACAATGTCTTATGTTGGAAAAAGCTTAATATCAGCAGGACAGGAATGACTGCAATGCATGCCATAGCAAATGTTTTGGGCCACAGGTCTGAGGAATCTGAGACTTTACTTCCAAGTTTGGTTGAAAATGTAGTTAGAAGATAACGTTTTCATTTTGCATCTGTGAAATATTAGGAAACAGTCACCTAGATGCTTAAAAGGTGTCTCAAGTACAAAAGGTAAATATGAAAAGACATCTATTTGACAGGTCTTGTTGACTGGTGCCTGCTGTCACCAGGATGTTTGCATTCAAGCCCACTCTTTGACTGGGTGCCACGGCCAGAGAGAACATGTGCCACAGAGCACTGGTTCTGAGTGACAGCACAGCTTTGATTGCAAGCCAACAGCACAGATATGGCACTACTGACACTGCAAGTGTTTATGCAGTTCCCACCTGACATAACCATGACAAGATTTAAGCCCAGTAGCTCTACTTGTATGTGTTATCTGGCCTCTTGTGACCGTAGAGAACTGTCATTTCTAGACTGTGACTTGTTATCTGGTTTAGCAGGATATGAACCTTAAGAGATGAATCCTGCCATTTGAAAAAGTATCAGCAAGAGAACTTCAGGTGTTTGCTAAATTTGGAATACAGTGAGCAAACAGATTCAGACTGATCAAAGTTAATTTTAGCAAGACAGCATTGCTTTTTCACTGAAGGGTCTCATTCAGAGATTGCTTtaatgttaaacaaaatttgaTACCTTTTGTGTTCATATGCCTCCATGTTCAGAGACTTTCACTCACTGACTGATTTATCTTGGCTCTGAttgttttcacttttaaatTCTCAGACATACTGTATCCAGGGATCAGCACCTGGAGCCATATCAAAAGGTTCACAATGCATTGGCTAATAAGTGGCACTGGTCATGTACAGGAAAATGTGTGAATGTTTAGCACATCAGAAAAATCTACAATGAGGTTTCCTGGAGAAAAGAAATACACATACACTTAAAATTACATACATATACAGATTAATTTATAATGCTATTTTATCACAATGCAGTGAAAAGGAGGTCACTTAAGGAATACTGCCCTAGTTATGAAGAGCTGTGAAAAATCATAACAGAAAACTGTAAGGCAGAGGTTTCCCCATTCTGTTTATTCTGGAGTGATCTCAGCTgtagcaccagcagcagctacaGTGTGCAAGTCACACTATGCACATGGCCAGCCAAAAAAAGAGTAAATCCTCCTGCTTGGTGTGCCCTGGTAAGGAGCCAATTCTAATTGTCTGGagagggaaggggtgagctgtgCCATTATTGCTGTGCTCCTAGAACAGTATGGAGTGGCAAGAGGAAAAAGtcaggaaaaatataaaataaaaacaaagaaattttGATGGTTTACTATTCAACGCATAGTGGCTCATCCCTCTCCATGGAATGCAGCAATCAAAAACAGTCCTAGGAACACCTAAGCACTTTATTTAAAtaagcagaaatggaaaaatgagGATGGAAAACACTAAGCAAGTTAAAATACCTGTGGCTAATATTAACATGAATTTTTTTGAAAACACAAGTCAAAAGGGGATGTGGAACaggaaaaggaacaaaataaaTCTTACAGTAGCAACAACTTTtggtgttagaaacaaaaatggACATAATTTGTGCAGCAATATAAATACATTCATAGCTGGAGAaaggacacacagggacagacaagGAAGACTTTTAAAGTAAGTCTGAACAAGCTTACAAAAAAGCCAACCAACCTGAGTCAAAGAAAGGCATTTCAGGTGAGACCAGTGCTGTTTCCCGAAGGTGAGTTTCTCCTAGGAGTACCTTTTGTGTAGGACTGAGAGGCACCTCTGCACTCAGTGTGCAGTGAGCACTTGCACCTTCTCCCAGTGACACCACGATGCTGGGCAGTGTGAGCAGGCTGCAACAGGAGCTGGCAAATGCATGgaaagctacaaaaaaaaacctattaGAGGTGCATGCACAAGCTCACATCCCTAATTCAGCAGCTGTAGGTGCTGGGGGAATACTTAGGGAATGAGCTGCAGGAGGTGGCCAGAGTTGGGGATTGTTCCTGAGTAACATCTCCTGTTCTTACTGCTGCAGGCAGAACAGCAGAAGGACAGCTGGGCTGACCCCACAGGGTATTTCTTATGTTTATATACAATTAATTAGTCCACAAAAATAGTAAAGTGAAAGCGCTGCAGCATAATTACACCCAAGGTGACCAGGAGGGAACAAAACCTATCCATACATAAAAAGCTTTTGATTCACAACTTGTCAAAGAACACATATTTTCATTTATGCCAGCATAGATGAGCTGAAAGACAGAACATTTCTTCTCAGACATATGCAGACAGGGCTTTGTGTTCCTCACCCTGTGCTACAAAGAGGTTTGAGTTAACATTTGGTGCTGAAATTCAGTCCATGATgtgcaaaataaaattcaatGCCTGACAATTTTTTTCCGATAAGACTCTCTGGCTCTTTTGTCTCTGAAAAAATTCACACAGGCCAAATATACTTGCAGACAGACCAGTTAACTTAGTGAGATAGAAATTATGTCAACAATCTAAATAATcaaataaataacaataatgcaaaaaaacaaccaaacaaaaaaccccaaattctttCTAAGCTGTGTCCTGTCAAAAATGgggctttaaaaaaatactatatatattttactatttcttttttttaatttgtcccATCTCTTTCACTTCTGAGCTTCAACTACAGCTAATACCTGTTGGTTGGTGCCCAGCAATGTCTGGTTTACAGTAGTGCATTGCTGGAGTAAGAGAAAGGGAATAGAACTgacaggagctgccagctcatcCACCACTGCAGCTGCAAATGTTGTTTGTACAAAATCCACCTGGTGAATTTGGGAAGtagacagagaaagaaaaatgaaaatagctAAACTAGCTTCATAAAATTTAAGAGCTGTCAGTTCAAGTGGCAGAACATTaaactatttaattttaaatctgCATTATACGTGTTTGAAAAGTTTCTGGGGCTGATTTTTATATCCTCCTAAAtgcaaaagttatttttttaagaaatagtatacatacatatatatatatattttttctttgaaaaataaatagtaAAATTGTCAA includes:
- the LOC135295308 gene encoding interleukin-5 receptor subunit alpha-like, coding for MACIAVIPVLLILSFFQHKTLFCTILASGKEDIKDALRLHNVLWATKDDSRVILSWNNNLTKEETKKYTVKYILSYKFFNTSKERKERLQEKEKIIRLQLHSGFNAKVKTQLFAKETEDMIEESDWTEFTYEAPPVYIQNLSCIIYNVSFFNCTWHIKAEAPEDIQIFFSYKHVGKVFACQQYIKNARKKNIGCYMKQMHFQPSRKINLNITVRNLTNSSRGPSYYKSFTPQTIEKLNPPINVSVSIENRSIKIHWKPPPTIGSARKKCFLYQVKITDHKIANVTDENYKYPFHKPAKRCAAQVRVKKEICIANKIWSEWSEPVIIHDEKTVDILLLSIALFCPLAFLGGLLIHACRRYRCLEILTTPVPHPSNNIKTWLADETHHQQHMSMQMEMNSEITLGTAEENRDENIELQKCLKEFVLEDL